The following proteins are co-located in the Leptodactylus fuscus isolate aLepFus1 chromosome 8, aLepFus1.hap2, whole genome shotgun sequence genome:
- the MLPH gene encoding melanophilin isoform X1, whose amino-acid sequence MTMGKKLDLSKLSDDEAKHVWEVIERDMSLRKNEEQRLEDLKEKLEKETSKRDLLCSQSHLNSSHCIHCLQPYQFLINSKRQCKDCQLYVCKNCSRYNKKEQGWVCDPCRISRTVKIGSHEWYYDHVRTRFKRFGSAKVLRSLYLRQLAEGRGGSGMTGIQDRVQSLPDINREYLRQARAGMFADEEDDVLDSAEAQRYSMMRKTKRLLSVHPYDFDNDSEYSAQSRRQSMQLSPSLDQDVFQSFSEYTSTGKDVARKESLLAEAELASVFHQLLQEQGQNTTNPDQEFSTEVRLTMNSRRRSLENIRRSNPPYLTESQPHYPIPDSQLTRTRYFPKGSPFLATKASQYSGDMDTSDEERGAIPKAPPRRRSRASSQENLHHSGTQISDLNKRMSAIERMLNRLEERISVQSDESTGQAGHTDADLEEQTLKRKIGELASNLSDKGGSSDEEKGSKPKSTVKTSNEDVTNQTQKRSAAQALCDITAKSLRTINATERAMQEAFGEIQQPVNPYNKPGASGKAHAEFQNLEENVYIVADKTYGLEKNLQDLEERARQSGTTDSELSELEVSVASAMAQVQQTESEVSDIESRIAALSAAGLTVSPSDKAKKKSSPRMTPPAMSRSTEPFLPSSPELYNLSSTPSEAKILTMQQALRKKFNLDADMADGSFERNALYRGSLTQRNPNGKNRKLDRIFAKPVLSQR is encoded by the exons GGATCTTAAAGAAAAGCTGGAGAAGGAGACCAGTAAGAGGGatctcctgtgcagtcagagccaCCTGAACAGCAGTCACTGCATCCACTGCCTGCAACCGTACCAATTCCTGATCAACAGCAAGCGCCAGTGCAAAGACTGCCAGCTCTATGTCTGCAAAAACTGCAGCCGCTACAACAAGAAGGAACAGGGATGGGTGTGTGACCCGTGCAGGATCTCACG AACGGTGAAAATCGGGTCCCATGAATGGTATTATGACCATGTCCGAACTAGATTCAAGAGATTTGGCAGTGCCAAAGTATTGCGCTCTCTGTACCTGAGACAGCTGGCTGAGGGGAGAGGAGGATCTGGCATGACGG GGATTCAGGACAGAGTACAAAGCCTGCCTGATATTAATC GAGAATATCTGCGCCAGGCCAGGGCTGGGATGTTTGCGGATGAGGAGGATGATGTCCTGGACAGCGCAGAAGCTCAGCGCTATAGTATG ATGCGCAAGACCAAGCGCCTGCTGTCCGTTCATCCATATGATTTTGACAATGATTCTGAGTATTCAGCTCAGTCCCGCAGACAATCAATGCAGCTTTCTCCATCTCTAGATCAAGATGTCTTCCAG TCTTTTTCAGAGTACACCAGTACTGGCAAAGATGTGGCTCGAAAAGAGTCACTGTTAGCCGAAGCTGAGCTGGCATCGGTGTTCCACCAACTACTGCAGGAACAAGGCCAAAATACTACCAACCCGGATCAGGAGTTCAGTACCGAAGTCCGTCTGACAATGAATTCTCGCCGCCGCAGCCTGGAAAACATCCGCAGGTCCA ACCCTCCTTATTTAACAGAGTCCCAACCCCATTATCCCATCCCTGATTCCCAACTAACTCGCACCCGCTATTTCCCTAAAGGCAGCCCCTTCCTTGCAACCAAGGCATCTCAGTACTCTGGTGACATGGACACTTCGGATGAAGAAAGGGGGGCTATACCCAAAGCTCCCCCCAGACGCAGAAGTCGTGCATCGTCTCAGGAGAACCTCCACCATTCAGGGACACAG ATCTCTGATCTTAACAAACGCATGTCTGCTATTGAGCGCATGTTAAACCGTCTAGAGGAAAGGATCTCTGTGCAGTCTGATGAG TCCACAGGTCAAGCAGGACACACCGATGCAGACTTGGAGGAACAAACACTGAAACGAAAGATAGGAGAACTAGCCAGTAACTTAAGTGATAAAGGAGGCTCCTCAGATGAAGAAAAAGGGTCAAAACCCAAGTCAACAGTGAAAACGTCCAATGAAGATGTCACGAATCAGACCCAGAAG AGGTCGGCAGCTCAGGctctctgtgacatcacagccaaaTCATTGAGGACCATAAATGCCACTGAGAGAGCCATGCAAGAAGCCTTTGGTGAGATCCAACAGCCCGTCAATCCTTACAACAAACCAGGAGCCAGTGGCAAGGCCCATGCTGAATTCCAGAATTTAGAGGAAAAT GTGTACATAGTAGCAGATAAAACATATGGACTTGAAAAGAACCTTCAGGATCTGGAGGAGCGCGCGCGTCAGAGTGGGACCACAGATTCTGAGCTGTCAGAGTTAGAGGTCAGCGTGGCATCTGCTATGGCACAAGTGCAGCAAACAGAGAGCGAG GTGTCAGATATTGAATCCAGGATAGCTGCCCTGAGTGCAGCAGGACTCACTGTGTCACCTTCAGACAAAGCCAAGAAGAAGTCAAGCCCCCGG ATGACTCCCCCTGCCATGTCTAGAAGTACAGAACCATTTCTGCCATCATCACCGGAATTATACAACCTTTCTTCAACACCCAGCGAAGCAAAG ATTCTGACAATGCAGCAGGCGCTAAGAAAAAAGTTTAATCTTGACGCAGATATGGCAG ATGGTTCCTTTGAGCGTAACGCACTTTACCGCGGCTCCCTGACACAACGCAATCCAAATGGGAAGAACAGAAAGCTGGACCGCATCTTTGCT AAACCTGTTCTCAGCCAGAGATGA
- the MLPH gene encoding melanophilin isoform X5, with amino-acid sequence MTMGKKLDLSKLSDDEAKHVWEVIERDMSLRKNEEQRLEDLKEKLEKETSKRDLLCSQSHLNSSHCIHCLQPYQFLINSKRQCKDCQLYVCKNCSRYNKKEQGWVCDPCRISRTVKIGSHEWYYDHVRTRFKRFGSAKVLRSLYLRQLAEGRGGSGMTGIQDRVQSLPDINREYLRQARAGMFADEEDDVLDSAEAQRYSMMRKTKRLLSVHPYDFDNDSEYSAQSRRQSMQLSPSLDQDVFQSFSEYTSTGKDVARKESLLAEAELASVFHQLLQEQGQNTTNPDQEFSTEVRLTMNSRRRSLENIRRSNPPYLTESQPHYPIPDSQLTRTRYFPKGSPFLATKASQYSGDMDTSDEERGAIPKAPPRRRSRASSQENLHHSGTQISDLNKRMSAIERMLNRLEERISVQSDESTGQAGHTDADLEEQTLKRKIGELASNLSDKGGSSDEEKGSKPKSTVKTSNEDVTNQTQKVYIVADKTYGLEKNLQDLEERARQSGTTDSELSELEVSVASAMAQVQQTESEVSDIESRIAALSAAGLTVSPSDKAKKKSSPRMTPPAMSRSTEPFLPSSPELYNLSSTPSEAKILTMQQALRKKFNLDADMADGSFERNALYRGSLTQRNPNGKNRKLDRIFAKPVLSQR; translated from the exons GGATCTTAAAGAAAAGCTGGAGAAGGAGACCAGTAAGAGGGatctcctgtgcagtcagagccaCCTGAACAGCAGTCACTGCATCCACTGCCTGCAACCGTACCAATTCCTGATCAACAGCAAGCGCCAGTGCAAAGACTGCCAGCTCTATGTCTGCAAAAACTGCAGCCGCTACAACAAGAAGGAACAGGGATGGGTGTGTGACCCGTGCAGGATCTCACG AACGGTGAAAATCGGGTCCCATGAATGGTATTATGACCATGTCCGAACTAGATTCAAGAGATTTGGCAGTGCCAAAGTATTGCGCTCTCTGTACCTGAGACAGCTGGCTGAGGGGAGAGGAGGATCTGGCATGACGG GGATTCAGGACAGAGTACAAAGCCTGCCTGATATTAATC GAGAATATCTGCGCCAGGCCAGGGCTGGGATGTTTGCGGATGAGGAGGATGATGTCCTGGACAGCGCAGAAGCTCAGCGCTATAGTATG ATGCGCAAGACCAAGCGCCTGCTGTCCGTTCATCCATATGATTTTGACAATGATTCTGAGTATTCAGCTCAGTCCCGCAGACAATCAATGCAGCTTTCTCCATCTCTAGATCAAGATGTCTTCCAG TCTTTTTCAGAGTACACCAGTACTGGCAAAGATGTGGCTCGAAAAGAGTCACTGTTAGCCGAAGCTGAGCTGGCATCGGTGTTCCACCAACTACTGCAGGAACAAGGCCAAAATACTACCAACCCGGATCAGGAGTTCAGTACCGAAGTCCGTCTGACAATGAATTCTCGCCGCCGCAGCCTGGAAAACATCCGCAGGTCCA ACCCTCCTTATTTAACAGAGTCCCAACCCCATTATCCCATCCCTGATTCCCAACTAACTCGCACCCGCTATTTCCCTAAAGGCAGCCCCTTCCTTGCAACCAAGGCATCTCAGTACTCTGGTGACATGGACACTTCGGATGAAGAAAGGGGGGCTATACCCAAAGCTCCCCCCAGACGCAGAAGTCGTGCATCGTCTCAGGAGAACCTCCACCATTCAGGGACACAG ATCTCTGATCTTAACAAACGCATGTCTGCTATTGAGCGCATGTTAAACCGTCTAGAGGAAAGGATCTCTGTGCAGTCTGATGAG TCCACAGGTCAAGCAGGACACACCGATGCAGACTTGGAGGAACAAACACTGAAACGAAAGATAGGAGAACTAGCCAGTAACTTAAGTGATAAAGGAGGCTCCTCAGATGAAGAAAAAGGGTCAAAACCCAAGTCAACAGTGAAAACGTCCAATGAAGATGTCACGAATCAGACCCAGAAG GTGTACATAGTAGCAGATAAAACATATGGACTTGAAAAGAACCTTCAGGATCTGGAGGAGCGCGCGCGTCAGAGTGGGACCACAGATTCTGAGCTGTCAGAGTTAGAGGTCAGCGTGGCATCTGCTATGGCACAAGTGCAGCAAACAGAGAGCGAG GTGTCAGATATTGAATCCAGGATAGCTGCCCTGAGTGCAGCAGGACTCACTGTGTCACCTTCAGACAAAGCCAAGAAGAAGTCAAGCCCCCGG ATGACTCCCCCTGCCATGTCTAGAAGTACAGAACCATTTCTGCCATCATCACCGGAATTATACAACCTTTCTTCAACACCCAGCGAAGCAAAG ATTCTGACAATGCAGCAGGCGCTAAGAAAAAAGTTTAATCTTGACGCAGATATGGCAG ATGGTTCCTTTGAGCGTAACGCACTTTACCGCGGCTCCCTGACACAACGCAATCCAAATGGGAAGAACAGAAAGCTGGACCGCATCTTTGCT AAACCTGTTCTCAGCCAGAGATGA
- the MLPH gene encoding melanophilin isoform X3 — protein MTMGKKLDLSKLSDDEAKHVWEVIERDMSLRKNEEQRLEDLKEKLEKETSKRDLLCSQSHLNSSHCIHCLQPYQFLINSKRQCKDCQLYVCKNCSRYNKKEQGWVCDPCRISRTVKIGSHEWYYDHVRTRFKRFGSAKVLRSLYLRQLAEGRGGSGMTGIQDRVQSLPDINREYLRQARAGMFADEEDDVLDSAEAQRYSMMRKTKRLLSVHPYDFDNDSEYSAQSRRQSMQLSPSLDQDVFQSFSEYTSTGKDVARKESLLAEAELASVFHQLLQEQGQNTTNPDQEFSTEVRLTMNSRRRSLENIRRSNPPYLTESQPHYPIPDSQLTRTRYFPKGSPFLATKASQYSGDMDTSDEERGAIPKAPPRRRSRASSQENLHHSGTQSTGQAGHTDADLEEQTLKRKIGELASNLSDKGGSSDEEKGSKPKSTVKTSNEDVTNQTQKRSAAQALCDITAKSLRTINATERAMQEAFGEIQQPVNPYNKPGASGKAHAEFQNLEENVYIVADKTYGLEKNLQDLEERARQSGTTDSELSELEVSVASAMAQVQQTESEVSDIESRIAALSAAGLTVSPSDKAKKKSSPRMTPPAMSRSTEPFLPSSPELYNLSSTPSEAKILTMQQALRKKFNLDADMADGSFERNALYRGSLTQRNPNGKNRKLDRIFAKPVLSQR, from the exons GGATCTTAAAGAAAAGCTGGAGAAGGAGACCAGTAAGAGGGatctcctgtgcagtcagagccaCCTGAACAGCAGTCACTGCATCCACTGCCTGCAACCGTACCAATTCCTGATCAACAGCAAGCGCCAGTGCAAAGACTGCCAGCTCTATGTCTGCAAAAACTGCAGCCGCTACAACAAGAAGGAACAGGGATGGGTGTGTGACCCGTGCAGGATCTCACG AACGGTGAAAATCGGGTCCCATGAATGGTATTATGACCATGTCCGAACTAGATTCAAGAGATTTGGCAGTGCCAAAGTATTGCGCTCTCTGTACCTGAGACAGCTGGCTGAGGGGAGAGGAGGATCTGGCATGACGG GGATTCAGGACAGAGTACAAAGCCTGCCTGATATTAATC GAGAATATCTGCGCCAGGCCAGGGCTGGGATGTTTGCGGATGAGGAGGATGATGTCCTGGACAGCGCAGAAGCTCAGCGCTATAGTATG ATGCGCAAGACCAAGCGCCTGCTGTCCGTTCATCCATATGATTTTGACAATGATTCTGAGTATTCAGCTCAGTCCCGCAGACAATCAATGCAGCTTTCTCCATCTCTAGATCAAGATGTCTTCCAG TCTTTTTCAGAGTACACCAGTACTGGCAAAGATGTGGCTCGAAAAGAGTCACTGTTAGCCGAAGCTGAGCTGGCATCGGTGTTCCACCAACTACTGCAGGAACAAGGCCAAAATACTACCAACCCGGATCAGGAGTTCAGTACCGAAGTCCGTCTGACAATGAATTCTCGCCGCCGCAGCCTGGAAAACATCCGCAGGTCCA ACCCTCCTTATTTAACAGAGTCCCAACCCCATTATCCCATCCCTGATTCCCAACTAACTCGCACCCGCTATTTCCCTAAAGGCAGCCCCTTCCTTGCAACCAAGGCATCTCAGTACTCTGGTGACATGGACACTTCGGATGAAGAAAGGGGGGCTATACCCAAAGCTCCCCCCAGACGCAGAAGTCGTGCATCGTCTCAGGAGAACCTCCACCATTCAGGGACACAG TCCACAGGTCAAGCAGGACACACCGATGCAGACTTGGAGGAACAAACACTGAAACGAAAGATAGGAGAACTAGCCAGTAACTTAAGTGATAAAGGAGGCTCCTCAGATGAAGAAAAAGGGTCAAAACCCAAGTCAACAGTGAAAACGTCCAATGAAGATGTCACGAATCAGACCCAGAAG AGGTCGGCAGCTCAGGctctctgtgacatcacagccaaaTCATTGAGGACCATAAATGCCACTGAGAGAGCCATGCAAGAAGCCTTTGGTGAGATCCAACAGCCCGTCAATCCTTACAACAAACCAGGAGCCAGTGGCAAGGCCCATGCTGAATTCCAGAATTTAGAGGAAAAT GTGTACATAGTAGCAGATAAAACATATGGACTTGAAAAGAACCTTCAGGATCTGGAGGAGCGCGCGCGTCAGAGTGGGACCACAGATTCTGAGCTGTCAGAGTTAGAGGTCAGCGTGGCATCTGCTATGGCACAAGTGCAGCAAACAGAGAGCGAG GTGTCAGATATTGAATCCAGGATAGCTGCCCTGAGTGCAGCAGGACTCACTGTGTCACCTTCAGACAAAGCCAAGAAGAAGTCAAGCCCCCGG ATGACTCCCCCTGCCATGTCTAGAAGTACAGAACCATTTCTGCCATCATCACCGGAATTATACAACCTTTCTTCAACACCCAGCGAAGCAAAG ATTCTGACAATGCAGCAGGCGCTAAGAAAAAAGTTTAATCTTGACGCAGATATGGCAG ATGGTTCCTTTGAGCGTAACGCACTTTACCGCGGCTCCCTGACACAACGCAATCCAAATGGGAAGAACAGAAAGCTGGACCGCATCTTTGCT AAACCTGTTCTCAGCCAGAGATGA
- the MLPH gene encoding melanophilin isoform X2 produces the protein MTMGKKLDLSKLSDDEAKHVWEVIERDMSLRKNEEQRLEDLKEKLEKETSKRDLLCSQSHLNSSHCIHCLQPYQFLINSKRQCKDCQLYVCKNCSRYNKKEQGWVCDPCRISRTVKIGSHEWYYDHVRTRFKRFGSAKVLRSLYLRQLAEGRGGSGMTGIQDRVQSLPDINREYLRQARAGMFADEEDDVLDSAEAQRYSMMRKTKRLLSVHPYDFDNDSEYSAQSRRQSMQLSPSLDQDVFQSFSEYTSTGKDVARKESLLAEAELASVFHQLLQEQGQNTTNPDQEFSTEVRLTMNSRRRSLENIRRSSSPFLATKASQYSGDMDTSDEERGAIPKAPPRRRSRASSQENLHHSGTQISDLNKRMSAIERMLNRLEERISVQSDESTGQAGHTDADLEEQTLKRKIGELASNLSDKGGSSDEEKGSKPKSTVKTSNEDVTNQTQKRSAAQALCDITAKSLRTINATERAMQEAFGEIQQPVNPYNKPGASGKAHAEFQNLEENVYIVADKTYGLEKNLQDLEERARQSGTTDSELSELEVSVASAMAQVQQTESEVSDIESRIAALSAAGLTVSPSDKAKKKSSPRMTPPAMSRSTEPFLPSSPELYNLSSTPSEAKILTMQQALRKKFNLDADMADGSFERNALYRGSLTQRNPNGKNRKLDRIFAKPVLSQR, from the exons GGATCTTAAAGAAAAGCTGGAGAAGGAGACCAGTAAGAGGGatctcctgtgcagtcagagccaCCTGAACAGCAGTCACTGCATCCACTGCCTGCAACCGTACCAATTCCTGATCAACAGCAAGCGCCAGTGCAAAGACTGCCAGCTCTATGTCTGCAAAAACTGCAGCCGCTACAACAAGAAGGAACAGGGATGGGTGTGTGACCCGTGCAGGATCTCACG AACGGTGAAAATCGGGTCCCATGAATGGTATTATGACCATGTCCGAACTAGATTCAAGAGATTTGGCAGTGCCAAAGTATTGCGCTCTCTGTACCTGAGACAGCTGGCTGAGGGGAGAGGAGGATCTGGCATGACGG GGATTCAGGACAGAGTACAAAGCCTGCCTGATATTAATC GAGAATATCTGCGCCAGGCCAGGGCTGGGATGTTTGCGGATGAGGAGGATGATGTCCTGGACAGCGCAGAAGCTCAGCGCTATAGTATG ATGCGCAAGACCAAGCGCCTGCTGTCCGTTCATCCATATGATTTTGACAATGATTCTGAGTATTCAGCTCAGTCCCGCAGACAATCAATGCAGCTTTCTCCATCTCTAGATCAAGATGTCTTCCAG TCTTTTTCAGAGTACACCAGTACTGGCAAAGATGTGGCTCGAAAAGAGTCACTGTTAGCCGAAGCTGAGCTGGCATCGGTGTTCCACCAACTACTGCAGGAACAAGGCCAAAATACTACCAACCCGGATCAGGAGTTCAGTACCGAAGTCCGTCTGACAATGAATTCTCGCCGCCGCAGCCTGGAAAACATCCGCAGGTCCA GCAGCCCCTTCCTTGCAACCAAGGCATCTCAGTACTCTGGTGACATGGACACTTCGGATGAAGAAAGGGGGGCTATACCCAAAGCTCCCCCCAGACGCAGAAGTCGTGCATCGTCTCAGGAGAACCTCCACCATTCAGGGACACAG ATCTCTGATCTTAACAAACGCATGTCTGCTATTGAGCGCATGTTAAACCGTCTAGAGGAAAGGATCTCTGTGCAGTCTGATGAG TCCACAGGTCAAGCAGGACACACCGATGCAGACTTGGAGGAACAAACACTGAAACGAAAGATAGGAGAACTAGCCAGTAACTTAAGTGATAAAGGAGGCTCCTCAGATGAAGAAAAAGGGTCAAAACCCAAGTCAACAGTGAAAACGTCCAATGAAGATGTCACGAATCAGACCCAGAAG AGGTCGGCAGCTCAGGctctctgtgacatcacagccaaaTCATTGAGGACCATAAATGCCACTGAGAGAGCCATGCAAGAAGCCTTTGGTGAGATCCAACAGCCCGTCAATCCTTACAACAAACCAGGAGCCAGTGGCAAGGCCCATGCTGAATTCCAGAATTTAGAGGAAAAT GTGTACATAGTAGCAGATAAAACATATGGACTTGAAAAGAACCTTCAGGATCTGGAGGAGCGCGCGCGTCAGAGTGGGACCACAGATTCTGAGCTGTCAGAGTTAGAGGTCAGCGTGGCATCTGCTATGGCACAAGTGCAGCAAACAGAGAGCGAG GTGTCAGATATTGAATCCAGGATAGCTGCCCTGAGTGCAGCAGGACTCACTGTGTCACCTTCAGACAAAGCCAAGAAGAAGTCAAGCCCCCGG ATGACTCCCCCTGCCATGTCTAGAAGTACAGAACCATTTCTGCCATCATCACCGGAATTATACAACCTTTCTTCAACACCCAGCGAAGCAAAG ATTCTGACAATGCAGCAGGCGCTAAGAAAAAAGTTTAATCTTGACGCAGATATGGCAG ATGGTTCCTTTGAGCGTAACGCACTTTACCGCGGCTCCCTGACACAACGCAATCCAAATGGGAAGAACAGAAAGCTGGACCGCATCTTTGCT AAACCTGTTCTCAGCCAGAGATGA
- the MLPH gene encoding melanophilin isoform X6 — translation MTMGKKLDLSKLSDDEAKHVWEVIERDMSLRKNEEQRLEDLKEKLEKETSKRDLLCSQSHLNSSHCIHCLQPYQFLINSKRQCKDCQLYVCKNCSRYNKKEQGWVCDPCRISRTVKIGSHEWYYDHVRTRFKRFGSAKVLRSLYLRQLAEGRGGSGMTGIQDRVQSLPDINREYLRQARAGMFADEEDDVLDSAEAQRYSMMRKTKRLLSVHPYDFDNDSEYSAQSRRQSMQLSPSLDQDVFQSFSEYTSTGKDVARKESLLAEAELASVFHQLLQEQGQNTTNPDQEFSTEVRLTMNSRRRSLENIRRSSSPFLATKASQYSGDMDTSDEERGAIPKAPPRRRSRASSQENLHHSGTQSTGQAGHTDADLEEQTLKRKIGELASNLSDKGGSSDEEKGSKPKSTVKTSNEDVTNQTQKVYIVADKTYGLEKNLQDLEERARQSGTTDSELSELEVSVASAMAQVQQTESEVSDIESRIAALSAAGLTVSPSDKAKKKSSPRMTPPAMSRSTEPFLPSSPELYNLSSTPSEAKILTMQQALRKKFNLDADMADGSFERNALYRGSLTQRNPNGKNRKLDRIFAKPVLSQR, via the exons GGATCTTAAAGAAAAGCTGGAGAAGGAGACCAGTAAGAGGGatctcctgtgcagtcagagccaCCTGAACAGCAGTCACTGCATCCACTGCCTGCAACCGTACCAATTCCTGATCAACAGCAAGCGCCAGTGCAAAGACTGCCAGCTCTATGTCTGCAAAAACTGCAGCCGCTACAACAAGAAGGAACAGGGATGGGTGTGTGACCCGTGCAGGATCTCACG AACGGTGAAAATCGGGTCCCATGAATGGTATTATGACCATGTCCGAACTAGATTCAAGAGATTTGGCAGTGCCAAAGTATTGCGCTCTCTGTACCTGAGACAGCTGGCTGAGGGGAGAGGAGGATCTGGCATGACGG GGATTCAGGACAGAGTACAAAGCCTGCCTGATATTAATC GAGAATATCTGCGCCAGGCCAGGGCTGGGATGTTTGCGGATGAGGAGGATGATGTCCTGGACAGCGCAGAAGCTCAGCGCTATAGTATG ATGCGCAAGACCAAGCGCCTGCTGTCCGTTCATCCATATGATTTTGACAATGATTCTGAGTATTCAGCTCAGTCCCGCAGACAATCAATGCAGCTTTCTCCATCTCTAGATCAAGATGTCTTCCAG TCTTTTTCAGAGTACACCAGTACTGGCAAAGATGTGGCTCGAAAAGAGTCACTGTTAGCCGAAGCTGAGCTGGCATCGGTGTTCCACCAACTACTGCAGGAACAAGGCCAAAATACTACCAACCCGGATCAGGAGTTCAGTACCGAAGTCCGTCTGACAATGAATTCTCGCCGCCGCAGCCTGGAAAACATCCGCAGGTCCA GCAGCCCCTTCCTTGCAACCAAGGCATCTCAGTACTCTGGTGACATGGACACTTCGGATGAAGAAAGGGGGGCTATACCCAAAGCTCCCCCCAGACGCAGAAGTCGTGCATCGTCTCAGGAGAACCTCCACCATTCAGGGACACAG TCCACAGGTCAAGCAGGACACACCGATGCAGACTTGGAGGAACAAACACTGAAACGAAAGATAGGAGAACTAGCCAGTAACTTAAGTGATAAAGGAGGCTCCTCAGATGAAGAAAAAGGGTCAAAACCCAAGTCAACAGTGAAAACGTCCAATGAAGATGTCACGAATCAGACCCAGAAG GTGTACATAGTAGCAGATAAAACATATGGACTTGAAAAGAACCTTCAGGATCTGGAGGAGCGCGCGCGTCAGAGTGGGACCACAGATTCTGAGCTGTCAGAGTTAGAGGTCAGCGTGGCATCTGCTATGGCACAAGTGCAGCAAACAGAGAGCGAG GTGTCAGATATTGAATCCAGGATAGCTGCCCTGAGTGCAGCAGGACTCACTGTGTCACCTTCAGACAAAGCCAAGAAGAAGTCAAGCCCCCGG ATGACTCCCCCTGCCATGTCTAGAAGTACAGAACCATTTCTGCCATCATCACCGGAATTATACAACCTTTCTTCAACACCCAGCGAAGCAAAG ATTCTGACAATGCAGCAGGCGCTAAGAAAAAAGTTTAATCTTGACGCAGATATGGCAG ATGGTTCCTTTGAGCGTAACGCACTTTACCGCGGCTCCCTGACACAACGCAATCCAAATGGGAAGAACAGAAAGCTGGACCGCATCTTTGCT AAACCTGTTCTCAGCCAGAGATGA